The genomic stretch TTTGCCATAGAGAATCCTACTCAGCCGTTTTTTGCCCTTCGAAATGACGATTACATAGGCGAAGAGCAGGAATATCTGACTTTTTATAAAATTCAATTGGTACAGAAATGAAAAAACCACACTACCTATACCTCCTCCCATTTGTTTTTACCTTAATAGCCTGCACCGGAGAAAAAGAAGAATCCAAAATCTCCACCCCACTTTCAGAGCAATCCTTAGAATTTGAGATTTATGATTCGCTCGTGGTGGATCATCTCGGGAATCTAGAGCTGATGGATATCAGTCCTAATAACCAGACTTTTTTGTTGCGAGACCAAAACACGGATTCAATCCTAGTCGCAAATGCTACCGGTGAGTTACTTTATCAGTACAAGCTCAGCGGAGAAGGTCCCAATCAATATCAAAAAAATCTCTACGGAAAAAGCAAGTTTTTAAACAACGAAGAATTTCTGATCCCTACCACAGGCGGCGTATATCGATATGATATTCAAGGCTTATTGCAGAAACATTACGAACCTGATTTTACTCCAATGGCTCAAATCATAATAGGCGGTGCAGACAACCTGATGATTCGCGAAGGGCAACTCTATCTCAATCTTCCCGGTAGAGGCAGGGACGAATTTGGAGGCCAGGGAATCGAATACCAGCAAAATTCCACTCACATTGAAATCCTCGATTTGAAGGAGGAGGCTTATTTACCTGCTGTCACCTTTCCTGCAAGCTCAAAATTTAGCAGCAGCGAGAAAGCCTATAAGTTTTATTCTACCTACCCAGCGTATGCTATCGACGAAGACAGCTTATATATTGCATATAGACACGAAGCAAAGATCTTTGCATATCCGCTAACCGATCTATCCACTTTGGGATCAACCAAAACTATCCCCTTTGATATATTTGTAGAAAATGAGCCCAAAAGTGACAAAGTAGATAACAAAATAAACATTAGTGAGTTGTACGCAGGCACGATCAACAAACTTATCACTATAGAAGATCGTAGGTTTCTGGTGGATTACCTGGCTGGGTTAACCAAGGAGGAATACAATGAAGCTGTAGCAAAGGCAGGGGAAGACATGAATAAACAGTGGGAAGAACTGGAGAAGATGAATAACGGAGGCATGGTAATATTCGACGGCAATCAGATCAGTTCCCCGATAGAAAAACCTACTATTTTAGGCAATATGGACAAATATGTCTCCAAAGAAGAAATCTGGTTTTCGCTTAATTTTTCAGAAGCAGAAAACGACTACTCCGTCATCTATAAAACCCGATTGATCGAAAAATAACACTCAAAGAAATGCCCGATTGATAATCTCATCAATCGGGCTTTTATATCTCCTAATAAGCAGCTTAGAACAACCTAAATCCCAGCGAAAGAATCCACTGATTCGTCCGTTGGTCAGTACTGAAGTTCCCTACATTGCCTGAGATCTTATCCAAAGAACTTTCATACTTGGCATCAATGTACAGATTGCCTATATCCACCCCAAGACCAGCCTGATATCCAATTGTAGCATTATTATAATCTACGTCTTGTACTGTATCCATTGCGTCTTTAATCTCTGATTTCACATTTATACTCGCAATAGGCCCAGCTTGCACCCGCAGTAAATTAAACATCTTAAACCCTACCATAACCGGGATATCCACCCGGTTAAAATCCGCCTCGTATTCCTTGATAGCTCCTACACCGTCATCAAATGAAAATTGACCTTGAGTTTGAGTAAATAGCAGCTCAGGCTGTAAGTACAGACCTCCTAGTCCTATTCTCGCAAATGCACCCACATGGTAGCCAAATTTGGATTCACCATTTTTGAAAGCATCGCTTTTCAGGTCTAGCTTGGTCTGGCTAAGTCCTACTTTAGGCCCGAAGGCAATCCCTTGTGAGTAACCTGAGAAGGCTAGCGCAAACAGGGCAAGAGAAAGAATGATTTTTTTCATAGCATGAATAATTATGGTTTAGTCTTGTTTTTATCGATAGGGTAAACACTCTAACGTGAGATTTTAAGAAAAATTAGCAATTCTCTTGCCAAGTGTAAAAACATCCACCAGCATCAACTTTCAACTAAAAACGACGCTTAGCAAAACACCTCGCTACTAGTAAACTAAAAAAGGAAGCCCGAAGACTTCCTTTTACACTAAAATATCAAGTTAAGGTCTGTTTATGCCGCCTGCTCAAAACCTATCACTCCCAGCATATTCAATATCAAAAGAATGATTACAATCGGACATACATACTTAATGAAAAACATCCAGCCTGCACGAAATGGGCCTTTGAATCCCGGGGCACCAGAAGCCAACTCATCCGCATAATCCGAAAGCTTGGACGCCCAGCCGGTGTACAAAGCCAACATCAAGCAGATCACTATTACTGCGAAAGTCCCAAAGACAAAATCCATTATCCCAAAGAAGCCCTCAAGCCTTCTACCGAAGAAGTTGATATGTAAAGTGGAAAAGAATGTACCGGGGATCTGGGATAACGCAGAAGGCACGGATAGCGCCATGGCAGCGATACCAACTGTCCAGGTAGCACGCTTCCTGTTCCATTTCCGGTCGTCAATCAGGTAAGACACAGGCACCTCCAGCATAGAAATAGTGGAAGTCAAAGCCGCTACCATCAACAGAATAAAGAAAAGCCCACCTACGATATTACCTCCTGGCATAACATCGAATACTTTTGGAAGAACATCAAAAACCAAAGCCGGGCCTGCAGCAGGATCCTTACCTGGAAGTAAAGCAAATAACGCCGGAAAAATCATCAAACCGCCCAATAGCGCGACAGAAGTATCCATACCTGCGATCCACCCGCCGGACTGGATTACATTGGATTTCTTCGGTAGGTATGACCCAAAAGTAATCATCAGCCCCCAGCCAACGGACATGGAGAAAAATGCCTGACCTAGCGCCTGAAGAATTACTGCACTATCTATTTTAGCAAAATCAGGTTTTAGGTAATATTCTATGCCTGCAGATGCCCCTTCCAAAGTGACAGAACGTCCTGCTATAAAAATGATAATAATAAATAAAACAGGCATCAGAAACTTAGATGCCTTTTCTATACCTCCTGAGACCCCTCCCAATACAATCAAGATAGTCATCAATATAAATACAAATGTCAATGGAATGACATACATAGGCGTCTCTACAAACACTGCAAAATCAACCGGAATATTGATTATCTCGGTAAAAATATAACCTACAGTCCAGCCCGCTATGACAGAATAATAACTGAACACAAAAAAACAAACCAATACACAAAGTACGCCTGCAGACTGCCAGAAGCGGTTCCCGCCTGTTTGCCGGATAGCCCCAATTGGGTTTTTACCTGATTTTCTACCTAATGCTATTTCATTAAACAACAAGGGCAGTGCGATCAACAATACACATATTATATATACAAAAACGAAGGCCCCTCCTCCGTATTCACCGACCAGATAAGGGAATCTCCAAATGTTTCCCAAGCCTACAGCGGAGCCCGCCGCGGCCATGATAAACCCAAGACTCGATCCCCATTGACCTCTTGCTTCGGTATTGTTTCTAACTGCCATAAATTACTTTAAAGTTAAATTATAAGGGTGTATAAACTGCTTTTAATCGCGGGCTAAGATAATTTGTTTTGCCAAAATACCAATTGCCGTCGGGAAAGTTTTCGGCTCAAAACCAAGCTGTTCCCGTGCTTTATCAATAACAAAGCCCGTTTTCAAAGGTCTTTTGGCAGGCTGGGAAAAGGTGCTGGAATCAGCCCGTTTGATTAACCCTTTGTTAAGACCAAAGTAGTCCGCAGTGATATTGGCCATTTCATAAGGAGTCAAAAAATCCGGACCGGAGATGTTAAACACCCCTTCAGCTCCCTTCTCAGCGATCAAAATACAACCAGCAGCAAGGTCTTCCGCAAGAGTAGGCGTTCTGTACTGATCATCTACCACTTGGATTTCCTTGCCGGCTTCCAGTGATGACTTCACCCACAACACGATATTAGTACGGCTCATATCATGCGCTACCCCAAACACCAATACCGTCCGCGCAATAGTCCATTTGGTCTTGCATGCCTTGACTAACTGCTCACATTCCAGCTTCGTTTCCCCATAGTAATTTACAGGTTCCGGTTCTGCATTTTCATCCAAAGGCCCCTCCTCTCCAGAGAAAATAAAGTCAGTCGAAACAAAAATAAAATGTGCCTTTATCTTTTCGGCAGCAGTTACCAAATAGGAGGTGGCATTCACATTAGCGTCATAGCAGGCCTCCTGATTCAGTTCGCACTCATCCACATGTGTCATGGCAGCACCGTGGATAATGATATCAGGACGCAACTCTGACAACACTTTTTCTACCTCCTTTTCATCAGAAATATCCAGAGGCACATAGTCAAATCCATGACCCGGGAGCCTACATGCCCCCCTCCCACTGGCAACGACCAGAAAGCCTTCCTTCTCAAGCAATTGAGTAACGAGCTTTTGGCCCAATAACCCATTGGCTCCAGTGATAAAAACTTTTTTCTTATTTGACATCGGTATAGTTGTAGTCATATTCCTTTTCAATTTTCTTACGAGACTTTTTATCCACTGTCACTTTCATGAAAACCGGATCAATCGGACGATCGCGCTGGGTAGGCAGCTTTGAGATTTCCTCAGCGACCTCGATCCCTTGGATCACCTCTCCAAAAACCGTGTACTCCTTGTCCAAGTGTGGGGTACCGCCTACAGTGGTATAGGCAGCTATCTGTTCAGCGGTAAAATCCTTCCGTAGATTTAGGTTCAATGAATTCTCCAATTCATCCCTTTTAGAGAGAATCAAAGCAGTAAGGCTGTCATATTTCTGCTCATTGTATAGCCTGGTGTATTCTTTTTTAAGCTCAGCTTCACTTACCAGCTCCATATATTTCATAAAAGCCTTCTGAAGCTTGGCCATATCTGTGGTCAACTCCAACTCATCATAAACTTTCCCCAGCACTATATAAAATTGGGAACCGCTGGATCTTCTCTCCGGATTGATCCCATCACCTTGTCTGGCGGCAGCAATCATCCCTTTTCTATGGTAGTGGTTTGGTCTGATTTCAGCTGGTAAAGTCGGCCATTCCTGAGCAGGCATATTCTCTTTGGTGAATACATCCCCGCCCTGAATCATAAAATCCTTGATCACACGCTGGAATTCGGTGGAATCGAATCTCCCGTCTTCTGCCAGTTTGATGAAATTTGACTTATGCTCTGGAGTGTCATCAAACAAAAGCGCCACGATATCCCCATGACTGGTTTCTATGGTGACCACATAATCTTTCTTTGCAGCGCAGGCAAATGAGCTGGCGCACAAGGCAATAAAAAGCAAACTTCTTAAACTTCTCATTTATTCAGGGTTGTTTTAATTTGTTCCAGTATTTTTTTCCCACCCGCAGAAAACACTTTATCCGCAAGTTCCTGACCCAATTGTTCAGGCTGTTCTGCATTTCCTTCTACCTGAATGGAGATTCGTTCTTTCCCATCCAGACTTACTATCCCGCCTTTGAGTGTAAGCATATCTCCAGAGAGTGCCGCCAAGGCAAAAACAGGAATACTACACCCTCCCTCCAAAACTCTTAAATAGGCACGCTCCGCGCGCAACCTCAGGGAGGTTTCCTGATGATTACAGGCTTCGGTGATTTTTGATTTCAACCCAGAATCCAAATTGCTAGCTACTTCTATGGCCACAGAACCCTGTCCTACAGCCGGTGTGAACTCATCCAAATCCAGTTCAGCCACAATCATATGATCATATTCCATACGGTGAGCACCTGCATAAGCAAGCAACAATGCGTCACAAAGGCCTTCTTCCATCTTCCTGATACGGGTTTGCAGATTTCCGCGAACCTCAACTGTTTTTACATGAGGATAAAAATGCTTCAAAGTAGAAACACGCCGTGTGGATGAAGTACCCAGAACAATATTGTTTTTCAGAGAAATCATTTGATCATGGGACACAATCACGTCATTCTCTTTTTCACGCTTGGTAAATGCAATGATCTCGAAACCTTCCGGCAAGTTAGACTGCATATCCTTTGCACTATGCACTGCAATATCAATGCGCCCATCTGTAAGCTGGTCTTCCAACTCTTGGGTAAAAACCCCTTTGCTCCCGATTTTAGCTATGGAAACATCCAGTATCTGATCCCCCTTCGTGTCGATAATCACAATCTCTGTCTGAAGCCCGGCATTTTGGAGAAGTTCCTCCACATGATAGGCTTGCCATAGCGCAAGCTTACTTCCACGGGTTCCTATTTTCACTAACTGACTCATTGACTTGATATTTTCATAGGGCGCTTGTTTACCCCTTCTTCTATAAATTTCACGATAGCACCTGCAATATCTATCCCAGTCGCTTTCTCAATACCTTCCAGCCCAGGAGAGCTATTCACTTCCAATATCAATGGGCCTCTGGCTGACTGAAGCATATCTACCCCGGCCACATCTAAGCCCAGGGCTTTGGCGGCACCAAGTGCAGCTTGCTTTTCTGCTCGGCTGAGTTTGATGATAGTTGCTTTTCCCCCACGGTGCAGATTGGATCGAAACTCCCCTTCAGCGCCTTGACGCTTCATGGCTCCCACCACTTTTCCGTTGACGATAAAGGCACGGATATCAGCCCCTTTGGCCTCTTTGATGAATTCCTGAACTATTATTCTAGCCTTTAGCCCATGGAATGCTTCAATCACAGATTGGCTGGCCTTCTTTGTTTCGGCTAAAACCACCCCAAGTCCCTGGGTACCTTCCAGCAATT from Algoriphagus sp. NG3 encodes the following:
- a CDS encoding porin family protein: MKKIILSLALFALAFSGYSQGIAFGPKVGLSQTKLDLKSDAFKNGESKFGYHVGAFARIGLGGLYLQPELLFTQTQGQFSFDDGVGAIKEYEADFNRVDIPVMVGFKMFNLLRVQAGPIASINVKSEIKDAMDTVQDVDYNNATIGYQAGLGVDIGNLYIDAKYESSLDKISGNVGNFSTDQRTNQWILSLGFRLF
- a CDS encoding sodium-dependent transporter, with protein sequence MAVRNNTEARGQWGSSLGFIMAAAGSAVGLGNIWRFPYLVGEYGGGAFVFVYIICVLLIALPLLFNEIALGRKSGKNPIGAIRQTGGNRFWQSAGVLCVLVCFFVFSYYSVIAGWTVGYIFTEIINIPVDFAVFVETPMYVIPLTFVFILMTILIVLGGVSGGIEKASKFLMPVLFIIIIFIAGRSVTLEGASAGIEYYLKPDFAKIDSAVILQALGQAFFSMSVGWGLMITFGSYLPKKSNVIQSGGWIAGMDTSVALLGGLMIFPALFALLPGKDPAAGPALVFDVLPKVFDVMPGGNIVGGLFFILLMVAALTSTISMLEVPVSYLIDDRKWNRKRATWTVGIAAMALSVPSALSQIPGTFFSTLHINFFGRRLEGFFGIMDFVFGTFAVIVICLMLALYTGWASKLSDYADELASGAPGFKGPFRAGWMFFIKYVCPIVIILLILNMLGVIGFEQAA
- a CDS encoding SDR family oxidoreductase, producing MTTTIPMSNKKKVFITGANGLLGQKLVTQLLEKEGFLVVASGRGACRLPGHGFDYVPLDISDEKEVEKVLSELRPDIIIHGAAMTHVDECELNQEACYDANVNATSYLVTAAEKIKAHFIFVSTDFIFSGEEGPLDENAEPEPVNYYGETKLECEQLVKACKTKWTIARTVLVFGVAHDMSRTNIVLWVKSSLEAGKEIQVVDDQYRTPTLAEDLAAGCILIAEKGAEGVFNISGPDFLTPYEMANITADYFGLNKGLIKRADSSTFSQPAKRPLKTGFVIDKAREQLGFEPKTFPTAIGILAKQIILARD
- a CDS encoding peptidylprolyl isomerase, whose translation is MRSLRSLLFIALCASSFACAAKKDYVVTIETSHGDIVALLFDDTPEHKSNFIKLAEDGRFDSTEFQRVIKDFMIQGGDVFTKENMPAQEWPTLPAEIRPNHYHRKGMIAAARQGDGINPERRSSGSQFYIVLGKVYDELELTTDMAKLQKAFMKYMELVSEAELKKEYTRLYNEQKYDSLTALILSKRDELENSLNLNLRKDFTAEQIAAYTTVGGTPHLDKEYTVFGEVIQGIEVAEEISKLPTQRDRPIDPVFMKVTVDKKSRKKIEKEYDYNYTDVK
- the hemC gene encoding hydroxymethylbilane synthase, translating into MSQLVKIGTRGSKLALWQAYHVEELLQNAGLQTEIVIIDTKGDQILDVSIAKIGSKGVFTQELEDQLTDGRIDIAVHSAKDMQSNLPEGFEIIAFTKREKENDVIVSHDQMISLKNNIVLGTSSTRRVSTLKHFYPHVKTVEVRGNLQTRIRKMEEGLCDALLLAYAGAHRMEYDHMIVAELDLDEFTPAVGQGSVAIEVASNLDSGLKSKITEACNHQETSLRLRAERAYLRVLEGGCSIPVFALAALSGDMLTLKGGIVSLDGKERISIQVEGNAEQPEQLGQELADKVFSAGGKKILEQIKTTLNK
- the rimK gene encoding 30S ribosomal protein S6--L-glutamate ligase, which translates into the protein MKIAILSRNPNLYSTKRLFEAIQKAGHEAIIVNHSICDLIIEQDGPSIIYKGEKLTDVDAIIPRVGASVTFYGTAVVRQFELMGAFSAVHSQAIVRSRDKLRSLQILSSAGLGMPKTAFTNFSKGGEKQIIEHVGGAPLIIKLLEGTQGLGVVLAETKKASQSVIEAFHGLKARIIVQEFIKEAKGADIRAFIVNGKVVGAMKRQGAEGEFRSNLHRGGKATIIKLSRAEKQAALGAAKALGLDVAGVDMLQSARGPLILEVNSSPGLEGIEKATGIDIAGAIVKFIEEGVNKRPMKISSQ